The DNA window CATCCATTCTGCGAATTTGGGGTTGGCCGCGGCCGTGATGTCGGTCTCGTAGAAACCGAAAAGTAGCGCGTTCGCCGTGATCTGGTAGCGCGCCAGTTCGAACGCCGCCCCTCGGGTAAGGCCGTTGAGCGCGGCCTTTGAAGCGGCATAGTCGGAAGACTTGTTCACCCCCATGATCGACTGACCCGACGAAGTGGCGATCAGCTTTCCGCCCGGATCGCCGCTCTTCGCGCGCTCGATCATGTGGCGGGTGACATGCTTGTAGGTGAGGGCAGGCCCGCGTGCATTGACTGTCATGACCCGGTCCCAGCCTTGCGATTCCATGTCCGGGATCGCCGTGCCCGAACCTGAAATTCCCGCATTAGCAAAACAGGCATCGACCCGCCCGAAAGCCTCGAGCGTGCGACCCATCGCCTCCTCGATCTGCGCTTCCTCAGCAACGTCGCAGGGCAGGGCGATAGCGTCGCCCGCATCGAGCGCGTGCAATTCGAGCAGTGCGTTCGCGTTCTTCTCTTCGCTCCGCGCCCAGATAGCGACATGCGCGCCCGCCTTGACGAGACCGCGCGCCATGCCGAGGCCGAGGCCGCCATTGCCGCCAGTGACGACCGCGACGCGGCCGGAAAGATCGAACAGGTTCATGAATACCCGACTGCCGCAATCACGCTTGTGGGGCAAGCGGGTGGAACCGCTCGGGCCATTATGTATTTTGGCAGGTCATGCACGGACACAAAACGCTCACTCCCGCTGCCCGCTGGCTTGGCTATGCGGGCCTTCTTCCCCAGATCATCTGTCTTGGGCTGGCGCTCGCCGAACCCGGCATGGGGCAGGGTGCGGGGACAGGATCGGGATGGGGCTATGTCGCGCTCGCGGCGGGCTTTGCCTATGCGACCGCGATCTTCAGCTTTCTGGGCGGGGTGTGGTGGGGACAGGCCATCGCGCATTCCTTCGACCGCCCCGTCGGGGCCGGCGCCTATATCATCGCCGTCATGCCCAGCCTGCTGGCGGTCGCCCTGTTCCTTCCCTGGACTTTCGGTTGGGACTGGCCCGGCCCGGCGCTGCTGTTTCTTGGAGCGCTTATCGCGCTTTCTCCCTTGGTTGACCGCGCACTCGGCTTTGCCTCGCGTGATTTCCTCAGCCTGCGCATCCAGCTTTCCGCAGGGCTTGGCCTGCTCACGATGGCGCTCGGCGTCGTGGCCGAACGACTGGTGTGAATTCCGTCCCTCGGGAGCGATTGTCGCCGCGTTCAGGCTCGGCTACCGCCCTCTAAGACATGTCCACATCGACCGAAAATACCGCTCACCTGACGGAACGCACGGCGCTGCTCGAAGCGCTCGACGAACGGCTGCGCTGGCTGTCCGCATGGACCGTGCACAACGCCAACAACATTCGCGAAAAGCGCGACGGTCTGAAAGTCGGCGGGCACCAGGCATCCTGCTCTTCGATGACGGCGATCATGGCCGCGCTCTATTTCCATGCGCTGCGTCCGCAGGACAAGGTGGCGGTCAAGCCTCACGCCTCGCCCGTCCTGCACGCGATCCATTACCTGCTGGGCGAACAGACCCGCGAAAAGCTCGAAAGCTTCCGCGGACTGGGCGGCGCGCAGTCCTATCCTTCTCGGACCAAGGACACGATCCCCGTGGATTTCTCGACTGGTTCGGTCGGGCTCGGCGTGGCGATCACGGCCTTTTCCAGCCTCGTGCAGGATTACCTCATCGCCCACGGCCAGATGCGCGACGAGGATGCCGGGCGCATGATCGCGCTGATGGGCGATGCCGAACTCGATGAAGGCAATATCTACGAATGCCTGATCGAGGGTTACAAGCATGACCTGAGGAATTGCTGGTGGATCGTCGACTACAACCGCCAGAGCCTCGATGCGACGACTGCGGACCGGATGTTCCGCCGTTTCGACGACATTTTCGAGACCTGCGGGTGGCGGGTCATCACGCTAAAGCACGGCAAGCTGCTGCGCGAGGCGTTCGCAAGGCCTGGCGGCAGGGCGCTCGAGGAATGGATCGAGAACTGCCCCAATGCCGATTTCGCCGCGCTCACCTATCTTGGCGGAGAGGCCTGGCGCGAGCGACTGATGAAGGACATCGGCAGGAAGCGCGGAGTGGCCGCTCTTCTCGCTTCCTATGACGACCCTGCGCTCGCCCGGCTGATGACCAATCTCGGGGGGCATTGCATCGACACGCTGATCGAGGCCTTCGATCGCATGGACGACGAACGCCCGACCTTGCTCATCGCCTACACGGTCAAGGGCTACGGCCTGCCGCTGGCCGGCCACAAGGACAACCATTCGGGCATGATGAGCACCGCGCAGATAGAGGGCCTGCGCGCCGATCTCGGCATTGGCGAGGGCCAGGAATGGGATAAGTGGGCGGGATTGGGCGAAAATCTCGCGGGCGCGCTCGAGGCCTTCATTGCGGACAGTCCCATCGCCGGCAAACGCCGCGAGCACCGTGCACCCGCGATCAAGCTGCCCGAACACCTGCCCGTGCCGAAGGGCGAGAGCCTGTCGACGCAGGCGGCATTCGGCAAGATCCTCCATGATCTGGCGAAGACCGACAGCGAGCTTGCCGACCGGATCGTAACCACCGCGCCCGATGTGACCCAGACAACCAATCTCGGCGCTTTCGTCAACCAGCGCGGCCTGTTCCGGAGGCAGGAACTGGCCGATGTGTTCCAGCGCTCGAAGATCCCCTCGGCTCAGAAGTGGTCTGCTCACGGCGCTGGCCAGCACATCGAACTCGGCATTGCGGAGAACAATTTCTTCCTCCTGCTCGCCTCGCTTGGCCTGTCGGCGCAGCATTTCGGGACGCGGCTTATGCCAGTGGGGACGGTCTATGACCCGTTCATCGCGCGCGGTCTCGATGCGCTGAATTACGGCTGTTACCAGGATGCGCGGTTCCTGCTTGTGGGAACGCCTTCGGGCATCACGCTCGCTGGTGAAGGCGGTGCGCACCAGTCGATCAACACCCCGTTGATCGGGATGGGACAGCCCAATCTCGATTCTTTCGAGCCCGCCTTCGCCGATGAGGTGGTGCTGATGATGCGCCATGCCTTCGAGCGACTGCAGGCCGAGGACGGCGCGTCGGTCTATCTTCGGCTCACCACGCGATCGATCGCTCAGGAAGAACGTCAAGATGCGCTTTGGGAAGAGGGCGCGCTCAAGGGTGCCTACTGGCTTCGCAAGCCCGCAGCAGGCGCCGACGCGGCTATCGTCTATTGCGGGGCGGTGGCGCCCGAAGCGCTCGAAGCCTGGGAAACCCTGCGCGATGACCTGCCGGGAATTGGCTTGCTGGGAGTCACCTCGCCCGACCTGCTCCACCGCGACTGGAGCGCCGCTCGCGCCGCTCGCTGGAATGGCGGTAAACGGTCGGTCAGCCATGTCGAGCGCCTGCTCGGCCAGCTCGCCCCGGGTGCGGGACTAGTGACCGTGCTCGATGGCTCGCCTGCGGCGTTGTCCTGGCTGGGCGCAGTGCGCGGCCAGCGGGTCAGCCCGTTGGGCGTCGACCGTTTCGGCCAGACCGGCGACCTCATCGATCTGCAGCGCACCTACAGGCTGGATGCCGAAGCGATCATCGATGCCGTGGCGGAGCTTTTCCTGCCGGATTAACCGCGCCGCCTGGCATGGAATGAAAGTGCCGACAGGGTGACGACGCATAGTGAGATCACGACCAGCATCGCCGACGTGCCGGCCCAGCCTCCCCAATCGTAGACCGCCGGCCCGAGCAGGCTGCCGAGCGCGCCGCCAAGGAACATGATGACGATGTAGATGGTCGTCAGCCGTGTGCGTATCGCAGGCTCTAGAGAAAGAAAGGTCATGCGTCCGGTCACGTCGATCGTCGGACCGACCATGTTGACCACCACCAGAGGCACGACAATGCCCCAGACGCTCCAGCCGAACGGGTAGAGAAGCGCGAGGCCGACCGCGGACACGCTGGCTGCCATGACCCGGGCGCGGCGCGCGCCGATCCGGTCGGCGAGCCGGCCCAGCCGCGGAGTGGTGACGATGCTGACCGCCGCCAGCCCCGCAAGATAACCGACGACGTCCACTCCATATCCGAGTTCAGGGCTGGTGAGGTGCAGGGCGAGCGCCAGCCACACGGCGGTGAAAGTCGCGAAATTGAGACCCTGGATCAGCGCCGAGACCAGCATGTCACGGTTTTCCCTCGCTAGCGCGAAGACCGAACCGAGCAGCGCGCCGTAACTACCCGAAGGACGCTTGGCCGCCGTCCCATCGCTTTTCATGGCAAGAGGGAGCGCCAGCGTTACCGCTGCCATGACCGCGAAGGCGCACCAGTAAACAGCCCGCCACCCGAAGCGTTCGGCGACCACACCCGCGCCCACGCGCGCGACGAGGATGCCGAAGATAACGCCCACCGTCAGCAGCGCGGTAACTTGCCCGAGCCGAGCCGGCGCGACCCGTTTCGAGGCGAAGGCGGGGATCAGGTAGGGCGCGATGGTGACGAAGCCGAGCAGGGTCGAGGCCGCGGTGAACAGTGCGAAGTCCCGCGCTAGCGCCATGCCGAGCATGAAGATGCTCTGGAGCGTGACGAACAGGATGCACAGTGTGCGGTTCGAATAGCGGTCGCCCAGCGGCAGCAGCAGGAAGATGCCGAGCGCGAGCGCCAGCTGGTTGAGCGCAGGGACGATCCCGATCCGCGCCTCGCTGACCGCGAAACTCGCTGCGACCTCACCGATGATCGGATGGATGTAGTAGGCATTCGCCGTCACCACCGCGACCGTCACCGCGAGCGCGTATTCCTGCGTGCGGCTGAGGTGGTCGGTAGCGGTGTCGGCAGTCGCGGCGTTCAAGCGAGGAATCCGGCCCTTTTCGCAGTGTCGATCACACCTTGAGCGAGCTCTGCGGGGCGATCTTCCTGACAGAAATGGCCGCAGGTGGGGAGGATCTCGTGCGGCATGTCACCAGCGCCCTTGATCCGCTCCGCAAGTGTCTCGCCAAGCCCGCCTGTCACCGGGTCGTCGGCACCGAAAAGGGTGAGGAAGGGCCTCTCGAAAGCGGCCAGACCGACCCAGGCGCGCTGGTTCTGCTCGATACCGTCCATCCCGTCCTCCACCGGGACCAGCGCCGGGAACGCGCGTGCGCCCGCCTTGCTCGGTTCGTCGGGGAAGGGGGCATCGTAGGCCGCGATCTCGGCTTCACTGCGAGGGGTCACGGTGGCCCGGTCAATCAGGGCGCCGATCAGGAAATCGGGTGAGGATTTCGCGAATTCGCGCCACGCGATGAAGGTAGGCGAGGGCGTGCCGCCGGTCGGGAGGAAGGTGTTCGACGCGACCACGCAAGCGAAGCGATCCGGCTCTTCTCCCACCATTCGCAGGCCAAGCAAACCGCCCCAATCCTGACAGAACAGTGCGGCGGGCGCCGGGCAGACCGCATCGCGCCATTGCCTGAGCCAGGAAATGTGCCGGTCGTAGGTATAGAAGGCTATGTCGTCGGGCTTGTCGCTCTTGCCGAAGCCGATGAGATCGGGTGCGATCACCCGAAACCCGGCGTCGATCAGCGGCGGGATCATCTTGCGGTAAAGGAAGCTCCAACTCGGCTCGCCATGGAAGAGCAGGACGGGAGGGGCATCCTTCGGCCCTTCGTCGAGATAGTGCATCCGGGCGCGATGGCCTTCGCCAAGATCGATTTCCAGCCAGTTCTCGGCGAATGGGTAATCGGGAAGCTCGGCGAAACGCGCTGGGTCGGCGGTCAGGATTTCCATGATTCTCGTCTCCCTTGTCGGGATTCGGGTAGCACGAAAAAACCGATCGGCCAGCGCCGCGGTGCGAATATGTCGTCTTCAGGCGGCTTTGCCGGGCTCGGATCCCAAGGGCACCTGCTCCTTGAAGGTATGGGTTATGTAGGGGAAGGGGATCTCGATCCCGGCTGCATCGAGTTCGCGCTTGATCGCACGGATCACCTGGTCGCGGTTCTCGATCGTCGCCGCGCCGGTCGAAGGCGCCCACCAGCGAACGTGGAAATCAACCGAGGAGGAATTGAACTCGTGAGCGAGGATCTGGATCGGCTTGTCATCGACGACGTTATCGACGCCTTCGATTGCCTTGCGGATCGCGGCATCGGCCGCATCGAGATCGGTGTCGTAGGCCACGCCCACCATCACGTCGTAGCGGCGCACATCCTGGTCGGTCCATATCTCTACCGGGTTCATGAACAGCATCGAATTGGGCATGATCGTAAGCTCGCCGGAGAAATGCCGGATGTAGGTTTCGCGCAGCGCGATATGCTCCACCGTGCCGAGCACGCCCTCGCATTCGATCGTGTCGCCCACACGCATTTTCTTGCGCAGCATGATGAGGACGCCGGCGAGAAAATTCTCGAAGATGTCCTTGAATGCAAAACCGATCGCGACCGATCCGACGCCAAGCCCGGCAACGAGGCTTGCGGGCGAGAGATCCGGGATCATCACGATCGCGGCGGTGAGAAGCCCGCCCAGCCATACGCCAAGCCGGACCAGGCGGTCGATCAGGCTTCGCAGGCTGGGCCGCAATTCCGCCTTGCCGACGAGAGCACCCGCAATCCTTCCGGCGCCTTTCGAGACGATCCATGTAAGAACGATCACGACCAGCCCGATCGCGACGGATGGAAGGCTCGCGATAAGCCCTGCGGTCATTTCACTCGTCTGGTTTTGAAGTATGTCGATAATCTGCATGGGATCCCCTGATGTTCCTGCCTCTCACAATCGGTTCGGAGCAACATATGTTCCTCGCCGCACGCATGCTTCGGGTCGAATGCAATTCGGCGGGTCGATGCGACTTTCGCTTGCGGGGCGCTGCCAAGTGTGATTCTGTGGCTCAGGAAGGTGTTTCGAGAGGCATCATGCGAGCTGTGGTGAAAGAGCAGGCAAAGCAGGGCGTGGCGCTTGCGCTGCTGCTCGTGCTGGGCGGTTTCGCCATTGCCGGCCCGACGGGACTGCTCGCCTGGTCGGAAAACCTCTCTGCGCTCGAGGTTCGAGAGACGCGCATCGCACAGCTCGAGGCGCGTCGTGATGCGCTTGCGAACCGGGTCTACCTGCTCGATCCCGAAGCGGCCGATCCCGACCTTGCGAGCGAGCTCGTGCGGCGCAATCTCGGTGTGATGCACGCCGATGAGGTGGTCATTACCCTCGAGGATTGAGCGGACCGGCCCGCAGCCTCTGCGGTTCCATTTCCTAAAGGCCACACCCCGCTGCAACGCATTGCGCACCGCCCCTTCCCGTGCCTATAGGGCGCATCGAGAGAGACCGCGCGCCTCCACCCCTGCACGCGCGCATCACGCAAGAGAGGAATTCGCCCCTTGGCCAAGACCCCTTCGAAAAGCTCGTCCCCGAAGAAGCCCGCAGCCAAGCGTTCGGCTGCGAAGAGCACGTCGACCGCGAGGTCACGCAAGTCGCCCGCTGCCCCTTCGGACGATCCCGATTTCGAACTGCGCTCGCTCCAGCGCGAATTCGAAGATGCGAAGGTCTACGAGGCGGACGAGGATGAAATGCTCGAATTCTACCGCCAGATGCTGCTCATCAGGCGGTTCGAGGAGAAGGCGGGGCAGCTTTACGGGCTCGGTCTGATCGGCGGGTTCTGCCATCTCTACATCGGCCAGGAAGCGGTCGCGATCGGCCTGCAATCGGCGCTAGACAACGACCGCGACAGCGTCATCACCGGTTACCGCGACCATGGCCACATGCTCGCCTACGGGATCGATCCCAAGGTCATCATGGCCGAACTGACCGGGCGCCAGGCCGGGATTTCGAAGGGCAAGGGCGGGTCGATGCACATGTTCTCGACCGAGCACAAATTCTACGGCGGCCACGGCATCGTCGGGGCGCAGGTCCCGCTGGGCGGCGGGCTGGCCTTCGCGCATCAGTACAATGAGGATGGCGGCATCTGCCTCGCCTATTTCGGCGACGGCGCTGCGAACCAGGGACAGGTCTACGAGACCTTCAACATGGCCGCGCTCTGGAACCTGCCGATCGTCTTCGTGGTCGAGGACAACCAGTACGCGATGGGCACTTCGACCAAGCGTTCCTCGGCGGAAACGCGCTTTCATCGGCGCGGGACCTCGTTCCGCATTCCCGGCATGGACGTCGATGGCATGAACGTACTCGAAGTTCGCGCGGCGGCGGAAGTCGCCTTCAAGCATGTACGCGAAGGCAAGGGCCCGGTGCTGATGGAGCTCAACACCTATCGCTATCGCGGCCATTCCATGTCCGACCCGGCCAAGTATCGCACCCGCGAGGAAGTGCAGGAACAGCGCGACCACCACGACCCCATCGAACGGCTCAAGAAGGCACTGATCGAACAGGGCAGGGACGAGGCTGAATTGAAGGCAATCGACAAGGAAATCCGAGGCATTGTCGCCGAAGCGGCCGACTTTGCCGAAAATTCGCCCGAGCCCGATCCTGCCGAACTCTACACCGATGTCCTGGTGGAGGAATATTGAGCGATGGCAATCGAACTCAAGATGCCTGCCCTTTCCCCCACGATGGAGGAAGGCACTCTCGCCCGCTGGCTCAAGCAGGAGGGGGATGCGATCGAACCGGGTGACGTGATCGCGGAGATCGAGACTGACAAGGCGACGATGGAATTCGAAGCCATTGACGAGGGTACGCTGGCGAAAATACTGGTGCCGGAAGGTAGCGAGAATGTTGCCGTCGGGACCGTAATCGCCATGCTCGCAGGCGAGGACGAAGATGCGGGTGAGGTCGAGGCCCCCGATGAGCCTGCACCGCCGCAGTCCGGCGATGGCGATGATGAGGGCGAGGAAAGCGCGGAGGTTTCCGAAGGCGCTTCCGTGCCTGATGCAAAGCCCCCGCGCGAACCCGCCAGCGATCCGCAGATCCCCGAGAGCACCGGGTTCACTTCCATCGCCGTGCGCGAGGCGCTGCGCGATGCAATGGCCGAGGAAATGCGCCGCGATAAGCGCGTCTTCGTGATGGGCGAGGAGGTCGCCGAATACCAGGGCGCCTACAAGGTGACCCAGGGCCTGCTCGACGAATTCGGCCCGAAGCGCGTCATCGACACACCGATCACCGAATACGGCTTTGCCGGTATCGGCACGGGCGCGGCGATGGGCGGCCTTCGCCCGGTGGTCGAATTCATGACCTTCAACTTTGCCATGCAGGCGATCGACCACATCGTGAATTCGGCAGCCAAGACCAATTACATGAGCGGCGGCCAGATGCGCTGTCCGGTGGTTTTTCGCGGGCCCAACGGCGCAGCGAGCCGCGTCGGCGCGCAGCACAGCCAGAACTATGGCCCCTGGTATGCCAGCGTTCCTGGCCTCGTCGTCATCGCACCCTATGAAAGCGCTGATGCGAAAGGCCTGCTGAAGGCCGCGATCCGGAGCGAGGACCCGGTGGTCTTCCTAGAGAACGAACTCGTCTACGGGCGCAGTTTCGACGTGCCCGATCTCGACGACTACGTGCTTCCGATCGGCAAGGCGCGGGTGGTTCGCGAAGGGAAGGACGCGACAATCGTCTCCTATTCGATCGGTGTCGGCTTCGCCTTGGAGGCCGCGCAGGCGCTAGCCGAGGAAGGGATCGATGCCGAGGTCATCGACCTTCGCACCCTGCGTCCGCTCGACCGAGGGGCTATCCTCGACAGTCTTGCCAAGACGAACCGCCTCGTGATTGCCGAGGAGGGTTGGCCCACCTGCTCGATCGCCAGCGAAGTGATCGCGGTCTGCATGGAGGAGGGCTTCGATCATCTCGATGCACCGGTCCTGCGCGTGTGCAACGAGGACGTGCCGCTTCCCTATGCCGCCAACCTGGAGAAGCTTGCGCTGATCGATGCGCCGCGGATCGTCGAGGCGGTGAAAAAGGTTTGTTACCGTTGAAGCGGCGGCTTCGCGCCCGAGGGCCGGTAAGCATCTTCCTTTACGGTTTTTTAGGGTCCGACACATAGTGGGATATCCCAAATAGGGGAAATTCCATGCAGACAGATATGGGCCTGGTACCTTCAAAGTCCGACAATTCAGCCCGGCGCGGACTGCTTCAGGATCTGCTCCGCAGCACCAGTGCGAGCGTTCTGCCGATGATGGCGGCCGCAATGATACCGACCATGGCGATGATCGGGGCAGGGGTAGATTTCGGCCG is part of the Erythrobacter litoralis genome and encodes:
- a CDS encoding DUF3429 domain-containing protein, translating into MHGHKTLTPAARWLGYAGLLPQIICLGLALAEPGMGQGAGTGSGWGYVALAAGFAYATAIFSFLGGVWWGQAIAHSFDRPVGAGAYIIAVMPSLLAVALFLPWTFGWDWPGPALLFLGALIALSPLVDRALGFASRDFLSLRIQLSAGLGLLTMALGVVAERLV
- a CDS encoding haloalkane dehalogenase, whose product is MEILTADPARFAELPDYPFAENWLEIDLGEGHRARMHYLDEGPKDAPPVLLFHGEPSWSFLYRKMIPPLIDAGFRVIAPDLIGFGKSDKPDDIAFYTYDRHISWLRQWRDAVCPAPAALFCQDWGGLLGLRMVGEEPDRFACVVASNTFLPTGGTPSPTFIAWREFAKSSPDFLIGALIDRATVTPRSEAEIAAYDAPFPDEPSKAGARAFPALVPVEDGMDGIEQNQRAWVGLAAFERPFLTLFGADDPVTGGLGETLAERIKGAGDMPHEILPTCGHFCQEDRPAELAQGVIDTAKRAGFLA
- a CDS encoding MFS transporter, with the protein product MNAATADTATDHLSRTQEYALAVTVAVVTANAYYIHPIIGEVAASFAVSEARIGIVPALNQLALALGIFLLLPLGDRYSNRTLCILFVTLQSIFMLGMALARDFALFTAASTLLGFVTIAPYLIPAFASKRVAPARLGQVTALLTVGVIFGILVARVGAGVVAERFGWRAVYWCAFAVMAAVTLALPLAMKSDGTAAKRPSGSYGALLGSVFALARENRDMLVSALIQGLNFATFTAVWLALALHLTSPELGYGVDVVGYLAGLAAVSIVTTPRLGRLADRIGARRARVMAASVSAVGLALLYPFGWSVWGIVVPLVVVNMVGPTIDVTGRMTFLSLEPAIRTRLTTIYIVIMFLGGALGSLLGPAVYDWGGWAGTSAMLVVISLCVVTLSALSFHARRRG
- a CDS encoding mechanosensitive ion channel family protein, producing MTAGLIASLPSVAIGLVVIVLTWIVSKGAGRIAGALVGKAELRPSLRSLIDRLVRLGVWLGGLLTAAIVMIPDLSPASLVAGLGVGSVAIGFAFKDIFENFLAGVLIMLRKKMRVGDTIECEGVLGTVEHIALRETYIRHFSGELTIMPNSMLFMNPVEIWTDQDVRRYDVMVGVAYDTDLDAADAAIRKAIEGVDNVVDDKPIQILAHEFNSSSVDFHVRWWAPSTGAATIENRDQVIRAIKRELDAAGIEIPFPYITHTFKEQVPLGSEPGKAA
- a CDS encoding FtsB family cell division protein; protein product: MKEQAKQGVALALLLVLGGFAIAGPTGLLAWSENLSALEVRETRIAQLEARRDALANRVYLLDPEAADPDLASELVRRNLGVMHADEVVITLED
- a CDS encoding SDR family NAD(P)-dependent oxidoreductase, with product MNLFDLSGRVAVVTGGNGGLGLGMARGLVKAGAHVAIWARSEEKNANALLELHALDAGDAIALPCDVAEEAQIEEAMGRTLEAFGRVDACFANAGISGSGTAIPDMESQGWDRVMTVNARGPALTYKHVTRHMIERAKSGDPGGKLIATSSGQSIMGVNKSSDYAASKAALNGLTRGAAFELARYQITANALLFGFYETDITAAANPKFAEWMAKRIPLRRPGDHEGLEGLAVFFASSHSDYITGQSLPVDGGLCIS
- the pdhA gene encoding pyruvate dehydrogenase (acetyl-transferring) E1 component subunit alpha → MAKTPSKSSSPKKPAAKRSAAKSTSTARSRKSPAAPSDDPDFELRSLQREFEDAKVYEADEDEMLEFYRQMLLIRRFEEKAGQLYGLGLIGGFCHLYIGQEAVAIGLQSALDNDRDSVITGYRDHGHMLAYGIDPKVIMAELTGRQAGISKGKGGSMHMFSTEHKFYGGHGIVGAQVPLGGGLAFAHQYNEDGGICLAYFGDGAANQGQVYETFNMAALWNLPIVFVVEDNQYAMGTSTKRSSAETRFHRRGTSFRIPGMDVDGMNVLEVRAAAEVAFKHVREGKGPVLMELNTYRYRGHSMSDPAKYRTREEVQEQRDHHDPIERLKKALIEQGRDEAELKAIDKEIRGIVAEAADFAENSPEPDPAELYTDVLVEEY
- a CDS encoding pyruvate dehydrogenase complex E1 component subunit beta codes for the protein MAIELKMPALSPTMEEGTLARWLKQEGDAIEPGDVIAEIETDKATMEFEAIDEGTLAKILVPEGSENVAVGTVIAMLAGEDEDAGEVEAPDEPAPPQSGDGDDEGEESAEVSEGASVPDAKPPREPASDPQIPESTGFTSIAVREALRDAMAEEMRRDKRVFVMGEEVAEYQGAYKVTQGLLDEFGPKRVIDTPITEYGFAGIGTGAAMGGLRPVVEFMTFNFAMQAIDHIVNSAAKTNYMSGGQMRCPVVFRGPNGAASRVGAQHSQNYGPWYASVPGLVVIAPYESADAKGLLKAAIRSEDPVVFLENELVYGRSFDVPDLDDYVLPIGKARVVREGKDATIVSYSIGVGFALEAAQALAEEGIDAEVIDLRTLRPLDRGAILDSLAKTNRLVIAEEGWPTCSIASEVIAVCMEEGFDHLDAPVLRVCNEDVPLPYAANLEKLALIDAPRIVEAVKKVCYR